GAAATTTGACTCATTGGAGTTCAAATTGTTTCTCCCCGACAGAGTTCCGCCGAATTTGGTAAGTATATTCCAGTCGGAAAACCTGCTCTGATATGAAAATTCTTCTGTTTTTTATGATGCTTTTTTTCGGAAATCTCAAATATAAGGTATGCGACTATCCTTAGTATGCCGTTGAACAAATACATTACTGGTAACGCTTGTAAATAATAAATTAAGCTACAATTGCATATTATAACCTTCAAGAAATATTTTATGATTGAAAACGCGAATAGTTCCAAGATTTTTATGATTTTATTGCAAGAATAAGAAGATATTGAGGTAATGAGTGTTTCGACATCGAGTGTTGGGAAAAATATAGTTGAATATGCGCGGGTTGCTCGGTAATTTCATTTCGGCTTGAAAAAATAAGTAATGCTAAATAATTCAAAACATTAAAAATAGGCGCTATAGTGGGTAAAAATGATATTACCGAATTGCTTGAAAGTCAGTCAAAAAATTTCGAGCATTGGGAAAAAATAAAAGACCTGATTGACGGTAGTATCTCAATGATGCTGAATTACAGGCAAAGCGGTCACCCTGGAGGATCCCGGTCAAAAGTTCATGCACTTGTCGCCACTCTTCTTGGCGGGGTTATGAGATGGGACATACGAAGACCGGAGCATCCTTATGGTGATAAATTTATCCTAATCGCAGGTCACACAACACCTTTGATTTATGCAACGCTCGCCGTTTTTAACGAAGCATTGCTTATTAAACAAGGTGATACAGGTGACGATAAGTACGCGGTGCCTGATGCTGAAAATAGACAGTTGATATGGAAAGACCTTCTAACGCTGCGCAGGCGTAATGGCCTGCCAGGTCATGCTGAAAGTGAAGGGAAAACGCTTTTTTACAAAGCAAATACGGGTCCATCGGGTCACGGCGGGCCTCCAAGTGTTGGAGAGGCTGTTGCTTTAAATCGAGCCGGAGCCAACGAAGTGCGAGTATTTGCATTTGAAGGTGAGGGAGGGTTGACTGCCGGGGCAAGTCATGAATCAAAGAATTCAGCGTGGGGTCTTGGGGCAGGAAATCTTGTGTGGGTCATTGACTGGAACGACTTTGGGATAGATGACCAGCGAGTCAGTTCCGTGGTAAACGGTACACCAGAGGATTGGTTCAAGCCGTATGGCTGGAATGTGTACGGAACAGAGCAGGGTTCTGAGTGGGAGCCGGTCACCGAATCATTGTTGTCGGCTGTTAACGATTCTGATGATAAAATACCTAAAATGGTATGGGTAAAAACAAGGAAAGGTCGTGATTATCTGAAATATGACAATAAATCACACGGAACACCTCATAAGCTTAATGATGAGCTTTTTTGGAGAACTCTTGATCCTCTCAAAGAAAAATATGGAATAGAATTTGTTGGAGAAGGTGAACCTGTTCCTACGAACCATTCCGCTTTAATGGAGCAGGCGAGTGAAAACTTCAAAAGAATGTTCGCTGTTTTAAAGAAAGACGAAGCCCTGACTAACTACATAGCAGACAGGTTAGTGGAAATTGGCGATTCGGTTCCGGAAGAGATTAAACTAAAATTTGCAAGAAATAATAATCCGGACGAAAATAATCAAATCACTGATTTTGAGAATTACCCGGCTGATATATATTTAAAACCCGGTGAAATCGCTCCTAACAGAGCCGGATTAGCTAAATGGGGCGCTTATGTGAACAGCGTCTCCGAAAAGGAATATGGCAGACCGCTATTTCTTGTTGCATCGGCTGATCTGGCTGATTCAACTAATATTTCAGGTTTTGCAAAGGGATGGGGTGATTTTGACGGATGGGGCAGATTTGATAAAGATGAAAATGTAAACGGGATCCTGCTGCCGCAAGAGATAACAGAATTTACCAATGCAGGGATTATGGCCGGGATAGCTTCTGTGAATCTGTCTGCAACGCCATTCGAAAATTTTATCGGGTTTTTTGGAGCATGCTCAACTTACGGTTCATTCAGTTATCTGAAATACGGACCAATGCGGTTATTCAGTCAGATGTGTCAAGATTCGCCAATAAAATTAGGGAAAGTTCTTTGGATTGCCGGACACTCAGGCCCTGAAACGGCGGAAGATTCGAGAACCCACTTTGGAGTGTTTTCGCCGGGGGTAACACAGCTCTTCCCCAAGGGACACGTTCTTGATTTACATCCGTGGGAGCATAATGAAGTTCCGGTAGTTCTCGGAGCCGCATTAAAGACCGATGCTCACATCATCGCACTGCATTTGACACGACCCGGGATTGAAATTCCCGACCGGAAAGCTCTCAACATCGAAAGTCATTTCGAAGCGGCTAAAGGAGCATATCTCATAAAGGATTATGAAGAGGGCGAGCCTAAAGAAGGCGTTGTCCTTATTAGGGGAACTTCTCCGACCGCAAACCTCATAAAAGTTCTCCCGGAGATTCTTAATAGTGGGCCAAATGTAAAAATTGTAGCTGCAATAAGCCTTGAGCTTTTTGATCTACAGTCGGAAGATTACAAAAAGAAAGTTTATTCAGAATCCGAGAGACTCGATAGTATGATAATAACGAATGGCTCAATCGGGAATATGGCCGGCTGGTCAGGTGGCCCACAAACGAATGAATATTCTCTTTCGTCTGATTTTGACAACAGGTGGAGAACGGGCGGTTCATTAGAAGAGGTAATCGAAGAGGCACATTTATCTCCTCATTATATCCTTGATGCGATAAAAAAGTTTGCTTCGAATAAAGATAAACGTATTGAAAAAATTAGATCAAATCTAAATAATTTATAAATAGGAAATAAAATATTTAATGTCAGAGAATAACTTAATAAAGCCCCATGGAAGCGATGAGCTAAATGTTCTGCTTTTGAGCGGGGATGAAAAGAATAGCGAGCTCCAACGAGCTAAATCTATGAAAACTATTGAAATTACGAGTCGTGAATCAGGTGACCTCATAATGCTTGGAATAGGCGGATTTACGCCGCTGAGCGGTTTTATGGGTCAGGATGACTGGAAAAGTGTATCATCGGATATGCAGTTAAGTGACGGCACTTTTTGGCCAATTCCAATAACCCTTTCGGTAACCGAAGACGATGCGTCATCCATAGAAATTGGTTCTGAGATAGCGTTATTCAGTTCTGAAACCGAAGAAATTATGGCTACGATGAAAGTTGAGGATAAGTATTCGATAGATAAATCAAAAGAATGCATGGATGTATTTAAAACTGAAGATTCCGAACATCCGGGTGTAAAAATGGTTATGGAACAAAAAGCGGTAAATATTGGTGGAACCGTCACAGTCCTCAGTGAAGGAATATTTCCGGAAAAATTTGCCGGAGTTTATCATCGACCGGAAGAAAGTCGGCGCATATTCGAGGAAAATGGTTGGCGCCGTATAGCTGTGCTGCAACTTCGCAATCCCATGCACCGCTCTCATGAATATCTTGCCAAAATCGCTTTGGAAATTTCAGACGGGCTTTATATTCATCAGCTTGTTGGGAACCTGAAACCGGGAGATATTCCGGGTGAAGTACGCACGGAATGTATTACAGCATTGGTAGATAATTATTTCGTCCCGGGAAGTGTTGTAATAGGCGGATATCCATTAGATATGAGGTATGCCGGTCCAAGAGAGGCGCTGCTTCACGCTCTGTTCCGGCAGAATTACGGCTGTACTCATCTCATCGTAGGCAGAGACCATGCCGGAGTCGGCAGCTACTATGGTCCGTTCGATGCGCAGGACATATTTTTGGAAATTCCAAAAGACTCCCTTAAAATTACAATTTTGCCTATAGATTGGACTTTTTATTGTTTCGAGTGTAATGAAATGTCTTCGACAAAAACATGTCCTCATGAAAAAGAAAAAAGATTAATGCTCTCAGGGACAGAATTAAGAAGGTTACTCTCAGAAGGAGAAGAAGTGCCGGAGCACTTTAGCCGTCCTGAAGTATTGAAAATACTGAAAAAATATTATGAAGGAGTAAAGCATAGTTAAGATTCATTTTTCTTGATTTTACCTTATTCTTTGCATAACGTCTTATCTATTATCGAAATATTATTCTATGGGAATAATGATTATAGCAATAGCAGTATCGTTAAATTCGTAACCAGCTTAGCTAAGATGGCAGGAAGGATGCTGAATTGAGATTTGAGCTTACACCGAGAGCCTGTTATATTTCATCTCCGCCGGGAGTAAAAACCGCAGTAATAGAAAAAGTCCTTGAAAGCCGCGATCTGGTAACTATTCTTGGTTCAGAAGTGGCTAAATCAGCGGATGTCAGCGGAAAAAATATATTAAACTCGATTGTTTCTTCAGATTATATGATAGCTGTTTTGCGGTCAGGCGCAGAAAACACAAACGTATATTATGAAATCGGATTAGCTCACGGATTGGGAAAAAGAACTTTGATTTTCGCCTCGCCCGAGATAAAACAATCAGTGACAAAACTCAAAAGTTCTCTCTATATACGCTTGGAAATAAATAATGAAGACTCGGTAGCTTTTGTAATCGATCAAATTCTTGGCGCACCGGAAATAGAATTAAATTTTCCCGGGATAGCAGTTGGAAGGAACAAGCCAATTGGAAAACTTGCCGAAGAGCTCCTTTCGGACCTTAATAATCCGGATAGTACATGGGGGGCGTATCCGGAGAACGCCGTTGTTCGGGCACTTGGTACGAGCGGCGTAAACGCATTGGTTAAATCTAAATATTGGGATTACGGAGCCGACATAGCTGTCTGGGCAGATGAGTTGGAAAATATCATCGGAAACCCCTTACTGGTGGAAGTAAAACAAACTATAAGCGGAACGACCAGCATTACACGTTTATCAAATCAGCTGGAATCATATCTTGACCATTCGAACGCCGAATATTTATTATTACTATATCTTGATGGACCTGATAGCGATTCAAAGGCATGGGAGCAAATTCCTGATTCTGTTTTCCATATGCATATTCCTGATTTTTTGGAAACTTTTGGGAATAATAATTTAATACAGATAGTAAGTTCTCTTAAAGATAAAAGCGATGAAATGGCTATTGCGAAAACTGATGACTAAAATATCCCAACCGAAAATTAATCAAATTTTAAGTTTAATAAAAAAAAGCGAATCAATCGAAGAACAACAATACGCCCTTAAATGGCTTATGACAAATGTTTTAGAGAAGATTCCGGGTTTGAGCGTTACAGAGAAAAATGGCTTAAAAAAATCAAGGAAAAATGAGATCAAAATCGTATGCTGGAACGAACAGCATCCAGATGGATTATATTTTTTCCCGAGTATTTTGGCGGTTGGAGCGATTAATTGGCTCGATCCTGTAAGCAGTAACCATATTAAATGGTTTGTGGGTAATATGAAGAAAATGGGTCTATCATGCGGAATATTATTTGCCGTAGGTAAACTGACGGAAGATGAAGTTGAGCGTTCCGATACGAGAGATCTGATTTCATTAGCGCTCGGAGACGAAAGAAAAGTAGTAATTCTTGATGGAAGCGATCTTGAAAAATTAACCAGTTCAGAACGGTTGGTGGCGCTTATAAAAGAAAAACTTTGCGAGCTGGCAGTGGCATGAAAGTCAATTAAATTTGAAAAGCAGTATAGAAAGGGAGAAAAATAATGAGCCCAAGTAAAACAAATTCAATGATGAAATTAAGCGTATTTATGTCCACGCTATTAATAATATTGGTGTTGATAAGCTGCCATTCAACCAAAGAAGTCGCTAAATCCGATGATATGGAGATGATGAATGATAAGGAGACGGCGCCTGAAATGATTACGGCGATGCCGGTACCGGAATCTGCATTCGGAATGATGGTTCCTCAGGATAAAGGATATATCGTGGAAGATCTTGGTGACGGACTCTATTGGGTAACCGAAGGAGTATATCAGGTAATATTTCTTACAACCGGAGAGGGAGTAATTGTAGTGGACGCGCCCCCTTCAATGGGCGACAAAATTCTCGCAGCAATAGCAGAAATTACAGATGAACCGATTACACATGTAATTTATAGTCATTCGCACGCCGACCATATCGCAGCTGCAAGTATGTATCCGGCGGATGCCACATATATTGCGCACGAAGCTACCGCAGAAAAACTATCGGAGATGGAAGGTGGTTCAAGAATAGCTCCTTTTGGCGCATTTCTTGGCGGCTCGCCAGTACCAAAGCCGACGGTCACCTTTAAGGAGAGTTACACACTAAAAGTAGGCAACCAAAAACTCGAATTAACCTACAGAGGAGCAAATCATATCGAAGGAAACATTTTCATCTATGCGCCAAAGCAGAAAGTATTGATGTTTATTGATGTTATATTTCCGGGTTGGGTGCCGTTCAAGTATTTGGCAGTAACGGAAAATGTCACAGAATTTATTGCCTCTCATGATGATGTATTGTCTTTCGATTTCGAGACATTGGTTTCCGGTCATTTAGGACGAAGAGGCTCAAGGCAGGACGTTGAAACACAAAAAGAATATATACACGATGTTCGGGCCAATGCCGCTGCTGCGCTGCAAACAGTAGATTTTATGGCAGTTGCCGAGAAAACAGGCTGGGCAAACACATGGCTGCTCTTTGATACATATCTGAATGAAGTTACGCAGATTTGCACAGACTCTACATTAGCCAAATGGGGTGGAGTTCTGGGCGGTGCCGATGTCTTTACACCGGGACATTGTTGGAAGATGGCAGAAATGCTTAGAGTTGACTGATATTTCGCTATTCTCTAATAAATAAATTCGGAGAATAATATTGAACCCTGTCGTTAATTACGGCAGGGTTCCTCATTATAAATAGATCAAACCCACCCGAATGGAATACCTTTACTGTAAACCCGTTTCGAAAAGAGCGCCGCAAGCAGCACAAGGCCGCCCGTGAATATCGGTGAATAAGTAGTAGAAACCTGAAGTCCTAAAATAATAATTGTAAGCACTAAAAACAGGCAAAATGAAGCAAGTTTTTTCCTAAAACCACGAAGTGATTTCAATTCCGTCATATCATCATCGGAGATTTGATCTTCAGGTTTTAATTTTTCAAATATCGCATCTACGGCAGGCTGAATCTTAAAATGAACTCTCGAAAGCAATATTATAAGAGTAAAGAGAAGCAGTGTTTTAAGGGAAATTATCCACTCTGTCCAAAGCGCTTCCAATCCAAACGAACCGAAAACCAATAGCAGGATACCCGATATTCCAACTGTAGCCTGATAAACAAAACAGCGTGTGGAACCGCCGGAAAGTATGCTTTCCATATATATATCGACCGGATAATTTATTTCCGGCCCTAATTTTCCGCGCTCGGCAACTAATATCAGATTAAAAAGCGGTACGGACATAAAGACGAAGCTGATAACATGAACGGCTATTAATAGATTATATAGAATTTCCATTGCGGCACCTCCCTGATTATATTATATAGTAATGAATTATCACTCATAAAACAAATAGGTAAATAGGGCAAGAAATTGTCACGAAAATATAAACTGTTTCAGGTAGATTCATTCACCGACACTGCTTTTCGCGGTAATCCCGCTGGTGTAGTATTAGATGCCGACGGGTTGACCGATCAACAAATGCAGCAGATAGCGAGAGAGCTGAACAACTCTGAAACGGTTTTTATATTATCTCCCACGGCATCCGATCACGAAGTATGGCTGCGATATTTCACACCGACAATGGAAGTGCCGACGTGCGGACACGCTACTATTGCGGCGCATTATATACGGGCTCTGGAAAACGGAATCAATTCCGGAGTCGTGATGCAAAAAATCGGTATTGGCATCCTGCCGATTGAAATTATCAGAGAAAATGGAGACCTGAAGATTTTGATGACTCAGGGAGAAGTGAAAATTTCTGATCCTGTTGACGGAGAATTATTACGAGAAATATTAGAGGCTCTGAAATTAAATCGATCTGATATTCAAGAAAATTGTCCGGTTCAGGAAGTGTCAACAGGCTCCTGTAAATACATTATATGCCTAAAAAATTCTGATATATTAAATAAAATCGAACCGTCGTTTTCGAAATTAACTACTATCAGTGAATCCACAGGTTGCAAAGGATACTTCCCGTTTTCGTTTGACACGGGGAGGGAGGAGATACTAACTACAGCCCGTATGTTCGCACCGGCAATGGGGATAAACGAAGACCCCGTTACGGGAAATGGCAACGGTCCGCTGGGCGCTTATATGATTCATAACAATCTTGTAGAGCACGACGGAAAGAATTTTAAGTTTCGAGGAGAGCAAGGCGTTTCAATGGGACGGCAGGGATTTGTGGATGTTTCAGTGGAAATTGAAGACGGTGAACCTGTGAAAGTAATAATTGGCGGGAAAGCCGTCACAGTGTTTCAAACCGAAATTGAAATATAACTAAGAAAGATCAAGTTCTCCCTCTACCTTATAATAACTCTTCTCAAGTTCAAGAAGACGCTTCTTTCGCCATAATCCACCGCCGTAACCGCGTAACTTTCCATTTGATTCGATGACCCGGTGACAGGGAATAACAATTGACATATAGTTAGAGCCGTTAGCACGCCCAACAGCACGTGATGCTCCCGGCTTATTTAATTCGGTGGCAATATTTCCGTAACTTTTTGTTACACCATAGGGAATTTTAAGTAGGCGACTCCAGACTTTTTGTTCGAATTTGGTTCCCATAATATCTAAATCAATGGTAAACTCTTTTGCCTTGCCGCTGAAATATTTTTTTAATTCTGCTTTCAAAACTTTTAGATAATTATTGTCACCGAGAAGTAGGATTTTTTTGTATCGCTTTTCAACCCGCGTAAGGATACGGTCAATTCCGCCTCTATCCTGCCATTCTAAAAAACAAAGTCCGTTGTCTGACGCTCCCGCTATCATATCTCCAAGTGGACTGGGAAGATTAGTATAATATATTTTATCGGTATGCATTTTTTGGGGAAGGAATTACGCCGAATTCTTTTATAAAGGCATCTCTAAATCCGCTTGAAGATTCATAGCCGATTTCTAATGCCGCTGTGAACTGGTCTTGACCTGATTGGAGAAGCTCGCGGGCATAGCCGAGGCGCAGCTTTCTGTGAAACGCCAATGGCGTCATTCCGACATGGTTATTAAAATAGCGGCGGACAGTAGAGATATTTGTTCCGGTAAATTTGCTTAACATGGTTTCATTAAGTCTTTTGTCGCGGTTGTCTTTCATAAAGCGAACCACTGAATGTAGCCATAATGGTAGCACGTCAGGATATTTTTCTGATTTACATCTTTTACATCCTCTTAGGCCAAATGCTATTGCCTCTTCGCGCGATTCGAAAAATCTTACGTTTTCTATTTTTGGTAATTTTGCTTTGCAGGACGGCAGACAATAAATTCCGGTTGTTATAACTCCTACATAAAAAAAGCCGTCATAAGAAGTATCACACTCTTGCATTGCTTTAACCATCGTGTTATAGTTATAAGAATTCATGCTAAAAAGATAATCGGAATCATATTCAGTGTCTACCGATATTCGAGCAAGGAACTGAGATTACATTTTGAAAGAATTGCATCTGAGCGATGAGTCCAATAATTTTAGAGATTCTGAAACAGTAAACTCTAACGGGACATTTATTTGGAATGAATAATTCGGACAATGTGCAAATAGTTCCATTTGACGACAAATACGCTGAAGATTTTAAGAGATTGAATTTGGAGTGGATAGAAAAATATTTTGTAGTGGAGGGAAATGATAGAAAACATCTCAATCATCCACGTGAAAATATTATAAATCAGGGTGGAGAGATTTATTCAGTGATTGAAAACGGAAAAGTTATGGGAGTATGCGCCCTTGTGTACTATGGCGAAGGAATATACGAAATCGCGAAAATGGCGGTAGAAAAAGACGCGCGCGGAAAGGGTTACGGCAATTTGCTGATAGAAGCGGCGATAGATGGCGCAAAAGAAAAAGGGGCAACAAAAATAATCATCGTATCAAATACGATTTTAGAACCCGCGATAAAACTATATAAAAAATATAAGTTTAAAACCACAAGACTTGGACAAGATCCAAATTACGAGCGCGGCAATATTAAGATGGAATTAATTCTTTAATATCAAAAATAACGGTTTCAGATGGGATTGGGAACGTTCCGTTGATGAAGGTAGAACGTGGACCTTGAGCTGGAGAATTGAGTATACAAGAAAAATGTAGTTTCCAATTCGATAATTATAATTCTATATAGATAATCTATTTACGCTTGATGATTTCAAGGAGCGTCCTTACATTGATTTTGCTCTTAATCTGAGTACCGTCACCGGGCGACATATTCATGAAAATGAAAATAACATAGAGGAATAAATCATGGCAGATGCTCTTGTAAATTATAAGGTGGAAAAAGGAATAGCCGTAATGGAGTTGTCAGATCCGCCTGCAAACACATACACTCACGAGATGATGGTTGAGCTTGATAAGCATATTATATCAGCCCGTTTCGATGAGAAAGTAGAAGTAATCGTTTTAACCGGAGCCGGCGATAAGTTCTTTTCGGCCGGCGCAAATATAAATATGCTCAAGGAATCAGATCCTTATTTTAAGTATTACTTCTGTCTCCACGCCAATGAAACTCTGAATAGATTCGAGCAGACCCCGAAGCTTGTTATAGCCGCTCTAAACGGTCATACTGTTGGTGGTGGACTGGAAATCGCTATGGCAGCTGATATTCGGATCGCCCGTGAAAACGGCGGCAAAATAGGATTGCCGGAGGTAACCTTAGGCGTTCTTCCGGGGACGGGCGGCACTCAACGGCTTGGAAGACTTTTAGGTAAGTCGAAAGCAATCGAACTTATGGCAACCGGTACGCTACTTTCTTTTGAAGAGGGGAAAGAATTAGGCTTGATAAATCAGATTTTCGAAGGGGATGATTTCAAGTCTCAGGTAATGGATTACGCAATGCAATTCACAACGCCCAATAAGGCAAGCGGAGCAGTTGGAAGAATTAAACGAGCGGTATGCTCGGGGGTAGAAGTTCCTTTCTCGGAAGGGTTGGCAATGGAACGCGAGATGCAACAATTACTTTTCCAGGGCTCTGATGCGAAGGAAGGACTTGCGGCATATATTGAAAAACGCGAAGCCATATTCACAGGTAAATAAAATTGAATTCGTTTGAGGTAAAACACAAAGGCATATTAATTAACGGGAAATGGACGGAAGCTTCCGGAGGGAAAACAGTTCCAACCATAAATCCCGCTACCGAGGAAACGGTGGCAGATATAGCTTCCGCGAATGTTGAAGATGCTAACAGGGCTGTAGCGGCAGCGCGAGAGGCTTTCGATGACGGAAGGTGGAGCGGAAAATCTGCTGCCTCCCGCGCAAAAGTGCTCTTTAGAATTGCCGATCTGCTGGATGAACAGAATGAAGAAATCGCCACGCTTGAAACTCTCGATAACGGTAAAACGTTTTTTGAGTCGAGTAAAATCGATGTGCCGTTCGTCGCAAATTTATTCAGGTACTACGCAGGGTGGTGCACCAAATATCACGGGGAAACAATTCCGGTTTCCGGACCGTTTCTGAATTATACTCTACGCGAACCTCTCGGCGTTGTGGTTGCCATCGTGCCGTGGAATTTTCCTTTGCTGCTCACATCGTGGAAAGTAGCGCCCGCACTGGCTATGGGTAACACTATAGTGCTGAAGCCGGCAGAAATTACTCCGTTGACGGCGCTAAAATTAGGTGCGATCTGTCAGGAAGCAGGACTGCCGGACGGTGTATTGAATGTTCTTCCCGGAAAAGGTTCCGTTGTGGGACAGGCTCTTGTAGATCACCCCGATGTGGATAAAATCACTTTTACCGGTTCAACTCTCGTCGGAAAGCAAATTATGAAATCCGCAGCCGACAGTATGAAAAAACTTACATTGGAACTGGGCGGGAAATCCCCCAACATAGTATTCGAAGACGCTAATATTGATGCGGCATTGAAGGGCGCTATCAACGGCATATTCTATAACAAGGGCGAAGTCTGCGCAGCAGGTTCACGGATTTTAGTTCAGGAATCTATTTATGACGATTTTGTCAAAGCGCTCGGCGAAAGAGCCGATTCATTAACTTTAGGTGATCCTTTCGATAAGGGTACCCGTATGGGACCGGTGGCTTCTGAAACACAGATGGAAAGTGTTTTGGGCTACATAGAATCCGGTAAGAGCGATGGCGCAAAATTGGTTGCGGGAGGCTCCCGCGCCGAAATGAAAGCCGGATATTTTGTACAGCCGACAGTTTTTGAAGGCGTTACTCCGGAAATGAAAATTGCCCGTGAAGAAATATTCGGGCCTGTAGTCGCTGTTATGAAATTCAAGGATGAAGAAGACGCTCTGAAAATCGCCAATGATTCCCCATACGGTCTCGCTTCCGGAGTTTGGACGAGCGATGTGGGAAGAGCGCATCGAGTCGCCGCAGGACTAAAAGCCGGTACAGTTTGGATTAACACTTATAACATATATGACCCGGCTTCTCCATTTGGCGGTTACAAAGAGAGCGGATTCGGACGAGAACTGGGAATGCACGCACTCGACTATTACACACAGGTTAAAAGCGTCTGGGTAAATCTCGGACTCTAATCAGAAAGACCATCTGATGTTCAGCCATCCGGCGCAGATTAATATATGAAAGTCGGAACCGATTATACCCTCAGAGAGTTAATGATTTGCTCCGCAGCACGGGAAATCAAGAACGGCGATATCGTTTTCGTTGGTATGCGTCTGCCCTTAATAGCGTTTGTAGTCGCTAAACAAATCTACGCTCCGGATTCTGTAGGATTGTTTGAAAACGGAGTTATCCGTTCCACTCCAAGCCGTTCGCTGATTTACACAATGGGTGATTCTCCAAACCTTGTTGGAGCTACTTCGACTGGGGATATGCTGTCGGTGATGGCATACCTTCAGCAAGGACGGGTGGACGTGGGATTTCTTGGCGGTGCGGAGGTGGATAAATTCGGAAACTTGAAT
This region of Candidatus Neomarinimicrobiota bacterium genomic DNA includes:
- a CDS encoding enoyl-CoA hydratase/isomerase family protein; its protein translation is MADALVNYKVEKGIAVMELSDPPANTYTHEMMVELDKHIISARFDEKVEVIVLTGAGDKFFSAGANINMLKESDPYFKYYFCLHANETLNRFEQTPKLVIAALNGHTVGGGLEIAMAADIRIARENGGKIGLPEVTLGVLPGTGGTQRLGRLLGKSKAIELMATGTLLSFEEGKELGLINQIFEGDDFKSQVMDYAMQFTTPNKASGAVGRIKRAVCSGVEVPFSEGLAMEREMQQLLFQGSDAKEGLAAYIEKREAIFTGK
- a CDS encoding MBL fold metallo-hydrolase, whose amino-acid sequence is MFLTTGEGVIVVDAPPSMGDKILAAIAEITDEPITHVIYSHSHADHIAAASMYPADATYIAHEATAEKLSEMEGGSRIAPFGAFLGGSPVPKPTVTFKESYTLKVGNQKLELTYRGANHIEGNIFIYAPKQKVLMFIDVIFPGWVPFKYLAVTENVTEFIASHDDVLSFDFETLVSGHLGRRGSRQDVETQKEYIHDVRANAAAALQTVDFMAVAEKTGWANTWLLFDTYLNEVTQICTDSTLAKWGGVLGGADVFTPGHCWKMAEMLRVD
- a CDS encoding GNAT family N-acetyltransferase is translated as MNNSDNVQIVPFDDKYAEDFKRLNLEWIEKYFVVEGNDRKHLNHPRENIINQGGEIYSVIENGKVMGVCALVYYGEGIYEIAKMAVEKDARGKGYGNLLIEAAIDGAKEKGATKIIIVSNTILEPAIKLYKKYKFKTTRLGQDPNYERGNIKMELIL
- a CDS encoding methylated-DNA--[protein]-cysteine S-methyltransferase; this translates as MHTDKIYYTNLPSPLGDMIAGASDNGLCFLEWQDRGGIDRILTRVEKRYKKILLLGDNNYLKVLKAELKKYFSGKAKEFTIDLDIMGTKFEQKVWSRLLKIPYGVTKSYGNIATELNKPGASRAVGRANGSNYMSIVIPCHRVIESNGKLRGYGGGLWRKKRLLELEKSYYKVEGELDLS
- a CDS encoding transketolase; its protein translation is MMLNYRQSGHPGGSRSKVHALVATLLGGVMRWDIRRPEHPYGDKFILIAGHTTPLIYATLAVFNEALLIKQGDTGDDKYAVPDAENRQLIWKDLLTLRRRNGLPGHAESEGKTLFYKANTGPSGHGGPPSVGEAVALNRAGANEVRVFAFEGEGGLTAGASHESKNSAWGLGAGNLVWVIDWNDFGIDDQRVSSVVNGTPEDWFKPYGWNVYGTEQGSEWEPVTESLLSAVNDSDDKIPKMVWVKTRKGRDYLKYDNKSHGTPHKLNDELFWRTLDPLKEKYGIEFVGEGEPVPTNHSALMEQASENFKRMFAVLKKDEALTNYIADRLVEIGDSVPEEIKLKFARNNNPDENNQITDFENYPADIYLKPGEIAPNRAGLAKWGAYVNSVSEKEYGRPLFLVASADLADSTNISGFAKGWGDFDGWGRFDKDENVNGILLPQEITEFTNAGIMAGIASVNLSATPFENFIGFFGACSTYGSFSYLKYGPMRLFSQMCQDSPIKLGKVLWIAGHSGPETAEDSRTHFGVFSPGVTQLFPKGHVLDLHPWEHNEVPVVLGAALKTDAHIIALHLTRPGIEIPDRKALNIESHFEAAKGAYLIKDYEEGEPKEGVVLIRGTSPTANLIKVLPEILNSGPNVKIVAAISLELFDLQSEDYKKKVYSESERLDSMIITNGSIGNMAGWSGGPQTNEYSLSSDFDNRWRTGGSLEEVIEEAHLSPHYILDAIKKFASNKDKRIEKIRSNLNNL
- a CDS encoding methylphosphotriester-DNA--protein-cysteine methyltransferase family protein, producing MQECDTSYDGFFYVGVITTGIYCLPSCKAKLPKIENVRFFESREEAIAFGLRGCKRCKSEKYPDVLPLWLHSVVRFMKDNRDKRLNETMLSKFTGTNISTVRRYFNNHVGMTPLAFHRKLRLGYARELLQSGQDQFTAALEIGYESSSGFRDAFIKEFGVIPSPKNAYR
- a CDS encoding PhzF family isomerase, translating into MSRKYKLFQVDSFTDTAFRGNPAGVVLDADGLTDQQMQQIARELNNSETVFILSPTASDHEVWLRYFTPTMEVPTCGHATIAAHYIRALENGINSGVVMQKIGIGILPIEIIRENGDLKILMTQGEVKISDPVDGELLREILEALKLNRSDIQENCPVQEVSTGSCKYIICLKNSDILNKIEPSFSKLTTISESTGCKGYFPFSFDTGREEILTTARMFAPAMGINEDPVTGNGNGPLGAYMIHNNLVEHDGKNFKFRGEQGVSMGRQGFVDVSVEIEDGEPVKVIIGGKAVTVFQTEIEI
- the sat gene encoding sulfate adenylyltransferase, producing MSENNLIKPHGSDELNVLLLSGDEKNSELQRAKSMKTIEITSRESGDLIMLGIGGFTPLSGFMGQDDWKSVSSDMQLSDGTFWPIPITLSVTEDDASSIEIGSEIALFSSETEEIMATMKVEDKYSIDKSKECMDVFKTEDSEHPGVKMVMEQKAVNIGGTVTVLSEGIFPEKFAGVYHRPEESRRIFEENGWRRIAVLQLRNPMHRSHEYLAKIALEISDGLYIHQLVGNLKPGDIPGEVRTECITALVDNYFVPGSVVIGGYPLDMRYAGPREALLHALFRQNYGCTHLIVGRDHAGVGSYYGPFDAQDIFLEIPKDSLKITILPIDWTFYCFECNEMSSTKTCPHEKEKRLMLSGTELRRLLSEGEEVPEHFSRPEVLKILKKYYEGVKHS